The sequence below is a genomic window from Thermoflavifilum sp..
AAATCAAGACGCAATTTTTATCCGCCCAACCTATTATTTTCATATCAAGCCATGCAAACATTTCATTATTTCACCCCTAAAATGTTAGCCCCATGAAGATTACGATTGTTGGTACGGGCTATGTAGGCCTGGTAACCGGAACCTGTTTTGCCGAAAGTGGCAACTATGTAACCTGTGTGGATGTAGATCAGGAAAAAGTCAACAAACTGAAAAACGGTATCATCACCATTTTTGAGCCGGGGCTGGAAAAGCTTTTCCTGCGCAATCTACGGGATGGACGATTGCATTTCACCCAGTCACTGGAAGAAGGTATTGATGACTCGGATGTGGTATTTCTGGCTTTGCCCACGCCCCCCGGAGCCAATGGTGAAGCCGATCTGTCGTATGTTTTACAGGTTGCCGAACAACTGGGCAAGCTTCTAAAAAAATATACGGTTATCGTGGCCAAGAGCACCGTACCGGTGGGCACCTGCGCAAAGGTGAAAGAAACCATAGCCCGGCATACACAGGTAGCGTTTGATGTGGTTTCCAATCCGGAGTTTCTGCGCGAAGGTGTAGCTGTGGAAGATTTTATGAAACCCGATCGGGTGGTTATCGGTACGGATTCCGAACGAGCACGGAAAATCATGTATGAACTATACGCACCCTTTGTGCGCCAGGGCAATCCTATTCTGTTCATGGATATTCCTTCAGCCGAGCTTACCAAATATGCCGCCAATGCTTTTCTGGCCATGAAGATTTCATTCATGAATGAAATCGCCATTTTATGTGAACGCCTGGGAGCTAATGTGGATATGGTTCGAAGAGGTATTGGCAGTGATAGTCGTATCGGCA
It includes:
- a CDS encoding UDP-glucose/GDP-mannose dehydrogenase family protein gives rise to the protein MKITIVGTGYVGLVTGTCFAESGNYVTCVDVDQEKVNKLKNGIITIFEPGLEKLFLRNLRDGRLHFTQSLEEGIDDSDVVFLALPTPPGANGEADLSYVLQVAEQLGKLLKKYTVIVAKSTVPVGTCAKVKETIARHTQVAFDVVSNPEFLREGVAVEDFMKPDRVVIGTDSERARKIMYELYAPFVRQGNPILFMDIPSAELTKYAANAFLAMKISFMNEIAILCERLGANVDMVRRGIGSDSRIGKRFLFPGIGYGGSCFPKDVQALVQSARCVGYDFKILQAVMEVNERQKTYLIPSILKYFHGDIHGKRFAVWGLAFKPNTDDIREAPSLYIIRELLAHGATVRAFDPEAMHNVRKQLGDQIEYANDQYHCLEGADALIIATEWNEFRTPDFDRIRSLLKQKVIFDGRNLFELEKMQEEGLHYISIGRKPV